In Vanessa cardui chromosome 28, ilVanCard2.1, whole genome shotgun sequence, one genomic interval encodes:
- the LOC124541555 gene encoding zinc finger MYM-type protein 1-like → MSSRSRDTGRHYASGSAKRKAKDEKKKKNEAVVSKTRKLAEYFNVQSDVAESIESKSENTEVASHCTYYDSGTTNVSDEATFSISDAVVEETAIPLNLGISFSSQREVISTASPLDLESSCSNQKVDSNVTTVSVQKQNESKIYSNDIEEWPSNFDRDYWIEKGSSVLQNMNGDFLSSKKIYENENKPRFCHKSFFTYKHKLTNKTHVRDWLCYSETKGRLFCFVCKITNSDSSPRFTKDGLNDWKNAHNLLTRHEESTEHRQAIISLLNLKNKNTRVDSQLVSQIETEQKYWRLLLKRIIAVIKFLAERGLAFRGSDEIIGSSHNGNYLGLLELIAQFDAFMAQHIQSHANKGKGHTSYLSKTTCEEFIHLIASSILDQIICEIKICKYYSVSLDSTPDISHVDQLTLTVRYVLPSGPVERFVKFLDMEGHTAEQLAQSLLGFLSESGIDIKDCRGQSYDNASNMSGKYTGLQARIKEINKYAEYIPCLAHSLNLVAKCAADCCTEALLFFDFIESLYTFFSASTYRWGRLTNALKDSASKIPILKRLSDTRWSARADATKALLCGFTTIKQVLEDIFNNVDQKAECRNKAYGLVSTMNKLETGIMTITWNGILERLQATSASLQSSDQDLNTGYALYESLYGYVQAMRSTFSDIEARAKDLTNCEEYQQQTSRRIKRNTKYDHFSGSTTLDDFVENQTPGQRFEFEVFIVIIDNVLSALTKRMKAYHKITSVFEVFRQIKSLTTDKILEKSSRMVSAYEDDLENSLGGELVQFAELLKTDVATVIDSKKQEPLELQFYKLLLNNSLESCFPNLEIALRIYLSLMITNCSGERSFSTLKRIKNELRNTMGQERLNHLTLLNIEHDLLKEVDIESVIAKFAHNKSRKVYL, encoded by the coding sequence ATGAGCAGCAGATCTAGAGATACTGGTCGGCACTACGCTTCTGGAAGTGCTAAGCGTAAAGCAAaagatgaaaagaaaaaaaagaacgaaGCTGTTGTATCAAAAACACGTAAGCTGGCCGAGTATTTTAATGTTCAGAGTGATGTTGCTGAATCTATAGAAAGTAAATCAGAAAATACAGAGGTTGCATCTCATTGTACATATTATGATAGTGGTACTACTAACGTTTCTGATGAAGCTACATTTTCTATAAGTGATGCTGTAGTTGAAGAGACAGCAATTCCTCTTAATTTAGGTATATCATTTTCTAGCCAAAGAGAAGTTATAAGCACAGCCAGTCCTCTCGATCTAGAGTCGTCGTGTTCTAATCAAAAAGTTGACTCTAATGTCACTACAGTTTCAGTCCAAAAACAAAACGAAAGTAAAATATACTCCAACGATATTGAGGAATGGCCGAGCAACTTTGATAGAGATTATTGGATTGAAAAAGGAAGCAGCGTACTGCAAAATATGAATGGAGATTTTTTGTCTTCAAAGAAAATTTATGAAAACGAAAATAAACCACGTTTCTGCCATAAGTCATTTTTCACCTATAAACATAAACTAACGAATAAAACTCACGTCAGAGACTGGTTGTGTTATTCGGAAACCAAAGGACGACTTTtctgttttgtttgtaaaattacgaaTTCAGATAGTTCACCACGGTTTACGAAAGACGGATTAAATGACTGGAAGAATGCGCACAATTTGTTGACAAGACATGAAGAAAGCACTGAGCATAGACAAGCCATAATTTCGCTGTTAAACCTCAAAAACAAGAATACGCGTGTTGATTCTCAACTTGTGAGCCAAATTGAGACTGAGCAAAAGTATTGGAGGCTACTCTTAAAACGAATCATTGCAGTAATAAAGTTTTTAGCAGAACGAGGTCTTGCGTTTCGGGGTAGTGACGAAATTATTGGTTCATCTCACAATGGAAATTATTTAGGCTTGTTAGAATTAATAGCCCAATTTGACGCTTTTATGGCTCAACATATTCAAAGTCATGCTAATAAGGGAAAGGGACATACGtcatatttatctaaaacaaCTTGTGAGGAATTTATTCATCTAATTGCATCAAGCATACTGGATCAAATTATTTGCGAAATTAAGATATGCAAATACTACTCAGTTTCATTGGATTCTACTCCAGATATATCGCATGTAGACCAACTGACTCTGACAGTACGCTATGTTCTGCCATCTGGACCAGTGGAAAGATTTGTTAAGTTCTTGGACATGGAAGGTCATACTGCTGAACAACTCGCTCAAAGTTTACTAGGTTTCTTGAGTGAGAGTGGCATTGATATCAAAGATTGTCGTGGGCAAAGCTACGATAATGCCAGCAACATGAGTGGGAAATACACCGGTTTACAGGCCCgaattaaggaaataaataagtacGCAGAATACATTCCCTGCCTTGCacattcattaaatttggttgCTAAGTGCGCTGCAGACTGCTGTACAGAAGCATTACTTTTCTTCGATTTCATTGAAAGCctctatacatttttttccgCTTCTACCTACCGATGGGGTCGTCTTACGAATGCACTTAAAGATTCCGCTTCGAAAATTCCGATTTTGAAACGGTTATCAGACACTAGGTGGTCAGCCCGAGCTGATGCTACGAAGGCACTTTTATGTGGTTTTACCACTATTAAGCAAGTATTGGAAGACATTTTCAATAACGTGGATCAGAAAGCGGAGTGCCGTAATAAAGCTTATGGACTAGTTTCAACGATGAATAAGTTAGAAACGGGAATAATGACAATTACTTGGAACGGAATCCTAGAACGCTTGCAAGCGACTAGTGCTTCGCTACAATCGTCTGATCAAGATCTTAATACGGGATACGCCCTTTATGAATCATTATATGGCTACGTCCAAGCAATGCGATCCACATTTTCAGATATTGAGGCAAGAGCCAAAGATTTGACTAACTGTGAAGAATACCAGCAACAGACATCACGACGAATCAAGCGAAATACAAAGTACGACCATTTCAGCGGCTCTACTACACTCGACGACTTTGTTGAAAATCAAACACCTGGACAACGTTTCGAATTTGAGGTGTTTATTGTCATAATTGATAACGTACTGTCTGCTTTAACTAAACGTATGAAAGCATATCATAAAATTACTAGTGTTTTTGAAGTATTTCGACAGATAAAATCTCTTACAACAGATAAGATTTTGGAAAAATCGTCAAGGATGGTCAGTGCTTACGAAGATGATTTGGAGAACAGCCTAGGCGGCGAATTAGTGCAGTTCGCAGAGCTGCTGAAAACAGATGTGGCTACTGTAATTGACAGCAAGAAACAGGAGCCTCTGGAACTgcaattttataaacttttattaaataattctttagaaTCGTGTTTCCCAAACTTAGAAATTGCCTTGCGCATTTACTTATCTCTCATGATCACTAACTGCAGTGGCGAACGTTCTTTTTCAACGTTGAAacgaattaaaaatgaattaaggaACACTATGGGCCAAGAACGTCTTAATCATCTCACGTTGTTGAATATAGAGCATGACTTGCTTAAAGAAGTCGATATTGAAAGTGTAATCGCTAAATTTGCCCATAATAAATCCagaaaagtttatttgtaa
- the LOC124541368 gene encoding uncharacterized protein LOC124541368, producing MCPWNLCVDEQICSTKARHNLKRYNPKKPNKWGYKIYVLSGVSGFAYKFEPETGTENKVEPGEPDLGAASNVVDKEISKKDRGYSIEYVGSIEGTEISTVAWKDNKIVTLASSFVGELPKAQVSRYDKLYAKTKMVIGLCGLRKGSGVNILNVEA from the exons ATGTGCCCCTGGAATCTTTGCGTGGATGAGCAAATTTGCTCAACTAAAGCCAGACACAATTTGAAAAGGTATAACCCTAAGAAGCCAAATAAATGGGGCTACAAAATTTATGTACTGAGTGGTGTGAGCGGTTTTGCATACAAATTTGAGCCTGAAACTGGAACAGAAAATAAAGTTGAGCCTGGTGAACCAGATTTAGGAGCTGCATCAAATGTTGTT GATAAAGAGATCTCTAAAAAAGATCGAGGCTACTCAATTGAATATGTTGGCAGTATTGAAGGAACAGAGATCTCTACAGTTGCCTGGAAAGACAATAAAATAGTCACACTTGCTTCAAGTTTTGTAGGCGAACTACCTAAAGCTCAAGTTTCAAGGTATGATAAG CTGTACGCCAAGACCAAGATGGTCATTGGCCTGTGTGGGCTGAGAAAAGGATCAGGTGTAAATATCCTAAATGTGGAGGCGTAA
- the LOC124541369 gene encoding protein FAM200B-like, translating into MDKFIEKNRKRNEGSGESSNVTGGKRKKYRKYDDEYLDFGFTCITKEDVELPQCVVCYKVLAAESMLPNKLKRHLELVHSDLQGKPREFFVRKLRELKHQSMSLVSRATVPAKALLASYMVAHRIAKCKKPHTIAEELILPAAVDMVSIMIGESAAKEIKNIPLSNNTISRRIHDMAEDINEQIVRKLSGLFAIQLDEATDSNDDAQLICYRESHEDAENFNNTDFIIKLAYLCDIFNKLNDLNKSLQGNNTHILQLADKITGFQKKLLFWKRKLEDQQYWVRNPFQSPTPSTLSTEEEEQLIELSCDSNLKLQYASDKLFEFWSSVPREYHAIRTAAIKIKEINVDSKTSSPILPTVSSHIKQRNAVATPKRKVNSNPNTQKRRHRN; encoded by the exons ATGGATAaatttatcgaaaaaaataGAAAACGGAATGAGGGGTCAGGCGAGAGCAGTAATGTAACTGGAGGGAAGCGaaagaaatatagaaaatatgacGACGAATATTTGGATTTCGGATTTACCTGCATTACTAAAGAAGATGTAGAACTTCCTCAATGTGTTGTTTGCTACAAAGTGTTGGCAGCTGAAAGTATGCTTCCGAACAAACTAAAGCGGCATTTGGAATTAGTTCACAGTGATTTACAAGGTAAGCCGAGAGAGTTTTTTGTAAGAAAACTGCGAGAGTTAAAACATCAATCCATGTCTTTGGTTTCAAGAGCAACAGTTCCTGCAAAAGCATTGCTCGCCTCCTACATGGTAGCTCACCGTATTGCCAAATGTAAGAAACCACACACGATTGCTGAGGAACTGATTTTGCCTGCAGCGGTTGATATGGTATCAATAATGATTGGAGAATCGGCagctaaagaaataaaaaatatacctctTTCAAACAATACGATTAGTCGCCGTATTCACGACATGGCAGAAGATATCAATGAGCAAATTGTTAGAAAACTTTCAGGTTTATTTGCAATTCAACTGGATGAGGCGACGGATAGTAATGATGATGCTCAATTGATATGTTAC AGAGAATCACACGAAGATgcggaaaattttaataatacagattttattataaaattggcaTACCTCTGTGACATATTCAACAAATTGAACGATCTTAATAAGTCTTTGCAGGGTAACAATACCCATATCCTGCAATTGGCAGATAAAATAACAGGGTTTCAGAAAAAGTTGCTGTTTTGGAAGAGAAAATTAGAAGATCAA CAATACTGGGTCAGAAACCCTTTTCAATCACCAACACCATCGACACTTTCAACAGAGGAGGAAGAACAACTTATTGAATTGTCCTGTGATTCCAACTTGAAGCTTCAATACGCCTCAGATAAACTGTTTGAATTTTGGAGCTCAGTACCTCGAGAATACCATGCCATCAGAACTGCAGCTATAAAG ATAAAAGAAATCAACGTGGACAGTAAGACATCTAGTCCCATATTACCGACTGTTTCGTCAcacataaaacaaagaaatgcTGTGGCTACTCCTAAGCGCAAAGTAAACTCCAACCCCAACACCCAAAAAAGAAGACATAGGAATTAG